The nucleotide window GTCGAAACTGGCGTTGGCGACGAACGGACCGGCGAAAGCGGACTTCATCTTGCCGAAGAGCGTGCTCGTCGGCTCGAGGTTGGCAGCGCGTTCGCGGAAGCTGTCCGTGCGAAGGACGTGCAAATAGCTCAGGCCACGACCCGCACAGCGATCGGTCGCAGCGAGCCATGTCTCCTCGACCATCGCCTTATCAAGCCAAACAGGTGGCGAGAGGCGAACGCCGATGCGATCCGGTTCGAGAACGTCCTGCAGCGCATCGAGCACCTCACCCAGCAGCCGAGTGCGATTGTCGACGCTTCCGCCGTAGTCGTCCGTTCGCTTGTTGATGTTGGGGTCGAGGAACTGCTGAATGAGGTAGCCGTTGGCCGCGTGCAGCTCGACACCGTCGAAGCCGGCAGCGTCAGCGCAGCGGGCGGCATGGCGATAGTCGTCGAGCAAACGCGGCATTTCGTCGAGCTCCAACGCCCGCGCCAGCGGATGCCGTGGTCGCTCGCCGTCGGGCACAAGGTCGCCCAGGTATGCCTTGCCTTCGGGATGCCAAGCGCTGCTGGATACCGGCGATCCGCCGCCAGGTTGGAAGATGCTGTGGCTGATGGCTCCGACGTGCCACAATTGGCAGAAGATCCGCCCGCCGGCGACGTGGACGGCATCCGTCACG belongs to Planctomycetota bacterium and includes:
- a CDS encoding alkene reductase, with product MADADTHPLLRPLKSGRLTFENRVWMAPLTRCRCDVPGNLVTPLHALYYSQRASAGLIISEATQISHEGQGYARAPGIHTDEQVAAWKVVTDAVHVAGGRIFCQLWHVGAISHSIFQPGGGSPVSSSAWHPEGKAYLGDLVPDGERPRHPLARALELDEMPRLLDDYRHAARCADAAGFDGVELHAANGYLIQQFLDPNINKRTDDYGGSVDNRTRLLGEVLDALQDVLEPDRIGVRLSPPVWLDKAMVEETWLAATDRCAGRGLSYLHVLRTDSFRERAANLEPTSTLFGKMKSAFAGPFVANASFDGPEATEWIKHGYADAIAFGRPFISNPDLPTRLATGSDVSEWDQSTFYGGGAAGYTDYPSLRSPEPLNRSERS